A window of Amycolatopsis australiensis contains these coding sequences:
- a CDS encoding ArsR/SmtB family transcription factor, protein MEGDADIARTAALFADPARVRVLLALGDGRALAASVLAAEAGLSAQGVSAHLAKLRAAGLVVAEKSGRHRFYRLAGPDTAELLETLARFSPSQPVTSLREGTRAEALRTARTCYDHLAGRLGVAVTSALLAKGALAGAPDTRRRPGDRISAPLREHPYTLGPDAEAVFGALGVDLHATAAGRRPLLKFCLDWSEQRHHLAGALGAAVATRFVEAGWVQRRAKAHRALRLTPAGARALETHLGVADLAA, encoded by the coding sequence ATGGAAGGCGACGCCGACATCGCCCGCACGGCCGCGTTGTTCGCGGACCCGGCGCGGGTCCGCGTGCTGCTCGCGCTCGGCGACGGCCGGGCGCTGGCGGCGTCCGTGCTGGCCGCCGAGGCCGGGTTGTCCGCGCAGGGCGTCAGCGCGCACCTGGCGAAGCTGCGGGCGGCGGGCCTGGTCGTGGCCGAGAAGTCGGGGCGGCACCGGTTCTACCGGCTGGCCGGGCCGGACACCGCGGAGCTGCTGGAGACGCTGGCCCGGTTCTCGCCGTCACAGCCGGTGACGTCCTTGCGCGAAGGGACCCGGGCGGAGGCCTTGCGCACGGCCAGGACGTGTTACGACCATCTGGCGGGCCGGCTCGGGGTGGCGGTGACGTCGGCGTTGCTCGCCAAGGGCGCGTTGGCCGGGGCGCCCGACACCCGGCGGCGTCCGGGTGACCGGATTTCGGCTCCGCTGCGCGAACACCCGTACACGCTGGGCCCGGACGCGGAAGCGGTGTTCGGCGCGCTGGGCGTGGACCTGCACGCGACCGCGGCCGGTCGTCGTCCGCTGCTGAAGTTCTGCCTGGACTGGAGCGAGCAGCGCCACCATCTGGCGGGTGCCTTGGGCGCGGCGGTCGCGACGCGGTTCGTGGAAGCGGGCTGGGTGCAGCGGCGCGCCAAGGCCCATCGCGCGCTGCGGCTGACGCCGGCCGGCGCCCGGGCGCTGGAGACCCACCTCGGCGTGGCGGATCTCGCCGCCTGA